From the genome of Brevibacterium sp. JSBI002, one region includes:
- the rlmB gene encoding 23S rRNA (guanosine(2251)-2'-O)-methyltransferase RlmB: MASNPRSGGSKKGPTKGSGGKNKRGLRGKGPTPKAEDRVYHKAHKAAQQRKSSNASAQAKRKKKELGPNMVAGRNSVLEALREGVPATAMYVSGRIDSDDRVRESITLATQRGISMLEASKPDLDRLTDDAIHQGIALQVPPYDYADPSDLLEFAAERAETPLLVALDGITDPRNLGAIVRSTAAFGGHGVIIPERRAASMTAAAWKTSAGAASRIRVAQVVNLARAIDELKKQNVFVVGLDMDGDVELPELTFTRDPLCIVVGSEGKGLSRLIAEKCDQIVSIPIAATTESLNAGIAAAVTLYEVARARRP; encoded by the coding sequence ATGGCTTCCAATCCCCGCTCCGGCGGTTCGAAGAAGGGCCCGACCAAGGGGTCGGGCGGTAAGAACAAGCGCGGCCTGCGCGGTAAGGGGCCGACGCCGAAGGCCGAGGACCGCGTCTACCACAAGGCGCACAAGGCCGCACAGCAGCGCAAGAGCTCGAACGCCTCGGCGCAGGCGAAGCGGAAGAAGAAGGAGCTCGGCCCGAATATGGTCGCCGGGCGCAATTCGGTCCTCGAGGCTCTGCGGGAGGGCGTTCCCGCCACCGCGATGTACGTCTCCGGACGCATCGACTCCGACGATCGGGTCCGCGAATCCATCACTCTGGCGACTCAGCGCGGCATCTCGATGCTCGAGGCGAGCAAGCCCGACCTCGACCGGCTCACCGATGACGCGATCCACCAGGGCATCGCCCTGCAGGTCCCGCCCTACGACTACGCCGACCCCTCCGATCTGCTCGAGTTCGCGGCCGAACGTGCGGAGACGCCGCTGCTCGTGGCCCTCGACGGGATCACGGATCCGCGCAACCTCGGTGCCATCGTCCGGTCGACGGCGGCCTTCGGCGGCCACGGTGTGATCATCCCCGAACGTCGCGCCGCCTCGATGACTGCCGCCGCGTGGAAGACCTCGGCCGGTGCCGCATCGCGCATCCGCGTGGCACAGGTGGTCAACCTGGCCAGGGCGATCGACGAGCTGAAGAAGCAGAACGTCTTCGTCGTCGGCCTCGACATGGACGGCGACGTCGAGCTGCCCGAATTGACCTTCACCCGCGACCCGCTGTGCATCGTCGTCGGCTCCGAAGGCAAGGGGCTCTCACGGCTCATCGCGGAGAAGTGCGATCAGATCGTGTCGATCCCGATCGCCGCGACCACCGAATCGCTCAACGCCGGCATCGCCGCGGCCGTGACCCTCTACGAGGTGGCAAGAGCCCGCCGCCCCTGA
- a CDS encoding S-(hydroxymethyl)mycothiol dehydrogenase, with the protein MPQTVKGVISRSKGAPVELTDIVIPDPGPGEVVVDVKSCGVCHTDFHYREGGISDDYPFLLGHESAGVVSEVGDGVTEVAVGDFVILNWRAICGDCRACKRGEPWYCFDTHNASQKMTLPDGTELEAALGIGSFAEKTLVAAGQCTKVPESDPAVVGLLGCGMMAGIGAAINTGEVTRGKSVAVIGAGGVGCAAIAGSALAGANTIIALDIDEKKLSWATDFGATHTVSTKGMNEDEVVAAIQERTGGFGADVVIDAVGLPATWRQAFYGRDLAGTVVLVGVPTPEMELTVPLLDVFGRGGKLKSSWYGDCLPDRDFPMLVDLYQQGRFPLEKFVSERIGIGDVESAFEKMAKGEVLRSVVEL; encoded by the coding sequence ATGCCACAGACCGTCAAGGGCGTCATCTCCCGCAGCAAGGGAGCCCCCGTCGAACTCACCGACATCGTCATTCCGGATCCGGGCCCGGGCGAGGTCGTCGTCGATGTGAAGTCGTGCGGCGTCTGCCACACGGACTTCCACTACCGCGAAGGCGGAATCAGCGACGACTACCCATTCCTGCTCGGCCACGAGTCCGCCGGAGTCGTCTCCGAGGTCGGCGACGGGGTCACCGAGGTCGCGGTCGGGGATTTCGTCATCCTCAATTGGCGCGCCATCTGCGGCGACTGCCGTGCCTGCAAGCGCGGCGAGCCCTGGTACTGCTTCGACACCCACAACGCTTCGCAGAAGATGACCCTGCCCGACGGCACCGAGCTCGAAGCCGCTCTGGGCATCGGTTCGTTCGCCGAGAAGACGCTCGTCGCCGCCGGCCAGTGCACCAAGGTCCCCGAGTCGGACCCGGCGGTCGTGGGTCTGCTCGGCTGCGGAATGATGGCTGGGATCGGCGCCGCCATCAACACCGGTGAGGTCACCCGCGGCAAGTCCGTGGCCGTGATCGGTGCCGGCGGTGTCGGCTGCGCGGCGATCGCCGGTTCGGCTCTGGCCGGAGCGAACACGATCATCGCTCTCGACATCGATGAGAAGAAGCTGTCCTGGGCCACCGACTTCGGTGCCACGCACACCGTGTCGACGAAGGGCATGAACGAGGACGAGGTCGTCGCCGCGATCCAGGAGCGCACCGGAGGCTTCGGCGCCGATGTCGTCATCGACGCCGTCGGACTCCCCGCCACGTGGCGGCAGGCCTTCTACGGCCGTGACCTCGCCGGCACCGTCGTCCTCGTCGGTGTGCCGACCCCGGAGATGGAGCTCACGGTTCCGCTGCTCGACGTGTTCGGCCGCGGCGGCAAGCTCAAGTCCTCGTGGTACGGCGACTGCCTGCCCGACCGCGACTTCCCGATGCTCGTCGACCTCTACCAGCAGGGACGTTTCCCGCTCGAAAAGTTCGTGTCCGAACGCATCGGCATCGGCGATGTCGAATCCGCATTCGAGAAGATGGCCAAGGGCGAAGTCCTGCGATCGGTGGTGGAACTGTAA
- a CDS encoding sodium-dependent transporter has product MSPKSSPQREVFVSRGAFIFAAIGSAVGLGNIWRFPYVTYDNGGGAFIIPYLVALLTAGIPLLFFYYAMGHRSRGSAPLAHRMAHKGAEPIGWFATGVAIIIGIYYAAIIAWAGSYMFFSLTEAWGDDSEGFFFGEYLKMGDPGISLDFVPGVLIPIIIVWVVVLAILLLGVQNGIANFSKIFIPLLIILFLALVVRSLFLPGAAEGLNALFTPDFKALTDPSVWIAAYGQIFFSLSIAFGIMITYASYLKKKTNLTGSGLVVGFSNSAFEILAGIGIFAALGFMATAQGVEVADVASSGIGLAFVGFPTLISEMPGGAIFGFVFFLCLVFAGITSLISIIQVPIQALRDKFRVGNKASTAWIVGSMAVVSILLMPTITGLYALDTMDAFANNIGIVGSAIMSIVVVGWAMRKLPVFSRHLNAVSSFKLGPIWMTLISITGVVLVYMLITQILTYINDGYEGYPPLILGVYGWGMIGLLIIGSIILTLVRWPKATIDEMNAAVADSVAEENLRTENKGV; this is encoded by the coding sequence ATGTCACCCAAGTCATCACCCCAGAGGGAGGTCTTCGTCTCCCGCGGCGCGTTCATCTTCGCGGCCATCGGGTCGGCGGTCGGCCTCGGCAACATCTGGCGCTTCCCCTATGTCACGTATGACAACGGCGGCGGCGCGTTCATCATCCCCTACCTCGTCGCGCTGCTGACGGCAGGCATTCCGCTGCTGTTCTTCTACTACGCGATGGGGCACCGTTCGCGCGGATCGGCACCGCTGGCCCACAGAATGGCTCATAAGGGCGCCGAGCCCATCGGCTGGTTCGCCACCGGTGTCGCGATCATCATCGGCATCTACTACGCCGCGATCATCGCCTGGGCCGGCTCCTATATGTTCTTCTCGCTGACCGAGGCCTGGGGGGACGATTCGGAGGGCTTCTTCTTCGGCGAATACCTCAAGATGGGCGACCCGGGAATCTCGCTCGATTTCGTACCCGGCGTGCTCATCCCGATCATCATCGTCTGGGTCGTCGTCCTCGCCATTCTGCTCCTCGGTGTGCAGAACGGCATCGCGAACTTCTCGAAGATCTTCATTCCGCTGCTCATCATCCTCTTCCTCGCTCTCGTCGTCCGGTCGCTGTTCCTGCCCGGCGCCGCCGAGGGACTCAATGCGCTGTTCACTCCGGACTTCAAGGCGCTGACGGATCCGAGCGTGTGGATCGCGGCCTATGGGCAGATCTTCTTCTCGCTGTCGATCGCATTCGGCATCATGATCACCTACGCCTCGTACTTGAAGAAGAAGACGAACCTCACCGGTTCGGGTCTCGTCGTCGGCTTCTCGAACTCCGCGTTCGAGATCCTCGCCGGCATCGGCATCTTCGCCGCACTCGGCTTCATGGCCACCGCGCAGGGCGTCGAGGTCGCCGATGTGGCCTCCTCGGGCATCGGTCTGGCCTTCGTCGGCTTCCCGACCCTGATCTCGGAGATGCCGGGAGGAGCGATCTTCGGATTCGTCTTCTTCCTCTGCCTCGTCTTCGCCGGAATCACCTCGCTGATCTCGATCATCCAGGTGCCGATCCAGGCGCTGCGCGACAAGTTCCGCGTCGGCAACAAAGCCTCGACCGCGTGGATCGTCGGCAGCATGGCTGTCGTCTCCATCCTGCTCATGCCCACCATCACCGGTCTGTACGCACTGGACACGATGGATGCCTTCGCGAACAACATCGGCATCGTCGGTTCGGCCATCATGTCGATCGTGGTCGTCGGCTGGGCCATGCGGAAGCTGCCGGTCTTCAGTCGTCACCTCAACGCGGTCTCGAGCTTCAAGCTCGGACCGATCTGGATGACGCTCATCTCGATCACCGGCGTCGTGCTCGTGTACATGCTCATCACCCAGATCCTCACCTATATCAACGACGGCTACGAGGGCTACCCGCCGCTCATCCTCGGAGTCTACGGCTGGGGCATGATCGGACTCCTCATCATCGGATCCATCATCCTCACCCTGGTCCGCTGGCCGAAGGCGACGATCGATGAGATGAACGCGGCCGTCGCCGATTCCGTCGCAGAAGAGAACCTCCGCACCGAGAACAAGGGAGTCTGA
- a CDS encoding DUF4032 domain-containing protein yields MSGTLPPPDPSAQASLSATTPNSAATPVGAAVPAPEIHTVRNADHAALAELPWHLPLAEWPEKLLGGLPRGISRHVVRYVEIGDEVLAIKETDDAQATREFDILGALGNLDVPLVEARAVVGGRRTGSGQALKGALITAYLEFSLPYRALFSRDLAEDTGGRLVDALAVLLVRLHLVGFYWGDVSLSNTLFRRDADAYAAYVVDAETGELHDQLSDGQRNMDLRIARMNIAGDFLDLQAAGLVAPETDPLAAGERLCESYNALWAELTRVEEFSVNERWRIDERIRRLNDLGFDLGELTVTTDIDGISLLVSPKVVEPNHHSRRLLRLTGIGANENQARAMLNDLDSFRSAPEIAEFDELDESQAARRWLDEVYKPLIQAIPENLTRKLEPGQVFYEFAEHRRTMARAASATSPRWRPSPTSSSTTWRTSPTRSATSTARNSDTLTSADVPQGETGTAGPPRRAYL; encoded by the coding sequence GTGTCGGGAACCCTGCCCCCGCCGGACCCGTCAGCACAGGCTTCACTGTCGGCGACGACGCCGAACAGCGCTGCCACGCCGGTCGGCGCGGCCGTTCCCGCACCGGAGATCCACACGGTCCGCAACGCCGATCATGCGGCCCTGGCCGAACTCCCCTGGCACCTGCCCCTGGCCGAGTGGCCGGAGAAGCTCCTCGGCGGTCTGCCCCGCGGAATCTCCCGCCACGTCGTGCGCTACGTCGAGATCGGAGACGAAGTTCTCGCGATCAAGGAGACCGACGACGCGCAGGCCACGCGTGAGTTCGACATCCTCGGTGCGCTCGGCAACCTCGACGTCCCCCTCGTCGAAGCCCGCGCCGTCGTCGGAGGTCGCAGGACCGGATCGGGCCAGGCACTCAAGGGCGCTCTCATCACCGCCTACCTCGAATTCTCCCTGCCCTACCGTGCGCTGTTCTCCCGGGACCTGGCCGAGGACACCGGCGGCCGCCTCGTCGACGCTCTGGCCGTGCTGCTCGTCCGCCTCCACCTCGTCGGCTTCTACTGGGGAGACGTATCCCTGTCGAACACGCTCTTCCGCCGCGATGCCGATGCCTACGCCGCCTACGTCGTCGACGCCGAGACCGGCGAGCTGCACGACCAGCTCTCCGACGGTCAGCGGAACATGGACCTGCGGATCGCGCGGATGAACATCGCCGGAGACTTCCTCGACCTGCAGGCCGCGGGCCTCGTCGCCCCCGAGACCGATCCGCTGGCGGCCGGTGAGCGGCTCTGCGAGTCGTACAACGCGCTGTGGGCGGAGCTGACCCGGGTCGAGGAATTCAGTGTCAACGAACGCTGGCGCATCGACGAACGCATCCGTCGCCTCAACGACCTGGGCTTCGACCTCGGCGAACTGACCGTGACGACCGATATCGACGGCATCAGCCTCCTCGTGTCCCCGAAGGTCGTCGAACCCAACCACCACTCACGGCGTCTGCTGCGCCTGACCGGGATCGGCGCGAACGAGAATCAGGCCCGAGCGATGCTCAACGACCTCGATTCGTTCCGCTCGGCTCCCGAGATCGCCGAATTCGACGAACTCGACGAATCCCAAGCCGCCCGCCGCTGGCTCGACGAAGTGTACAAACCCCTCATCCAGGCGATCCCGGAGAATCTCACCCGCAAGCTCGAACCCGGGCAGGTCTTCTACGAATTCGCCGAGCACCGCCGCACCATGGCGCGCGCCGCCAGCGCGACATCCCCACGATGGAGGCCATCGCCTACTTCATCGTCGACTACCTGGCGAACCTCCCCGACGAGATCCGCTACGTCGACAGCAAGAAATTCTGACACCCTGACCTCAGCCGATGTTCCACAAGGTGAAACGGGGACGGCGGGGCCGCCTCGGCGGGCATACCTTTGA
- a CDS encoding methionine/alanine import family NSS transporter small subunit, giving the protein MGTSAIVMMVIAMVTVWGGLIAALLHLRKHPDEDVAD; this is encoded by the coding sequence ATGGGCACATCAGCAATCGTCATGATGGTCATCGCAATGGTCACCGTCTGGGGCGGCCTCATCGCGGCGCTTCTGCACCTGCGCAAGCACCCCGACGAAGACGTCGCCGACTGA
- a CDS encoding amino acid permease, with the protein MTVSHTPSAPPAHTPTGVLRQLGRRKSISAMTAEAHTDAQSAQQGGLRRTFGVFQLTMISVGATLGTGILVILGEAVPVAGPAVWLAFVLAGITALLSAVSYAEMAGMVPVSGSSYSYSYATLGEGVAWVCGWCLVLEYAVSVAAVAVGAADYVNETLRVFGLELPASLTTGPGLADNPDGIINASALVVVALATVLLMRGARESGVVNTILVFVKIGILVFFAVVAFTAFKAGNFAPMLPMGAAGVTAAASSVFFSYIGFDAASTAGEEAKNPRRDLPRAIIFSMLIVTSMYVLVAVTAIGARQWQWFEGAHAPLVQIVEEITGSNIAVLLFAVAAVLAIFSVVITVLYGQSRILLTMARDGMVPKIFGRVSQRTGTPLVGTLIVGGLVAITAAFIPLGELADATSIGTLFAFCLVNIAVIYLRFKRPDLERSFKVPFGPVVPALGAVACAFLMVNLGGRTWIVFGAWMVVGAIVYFTYSRRHSTVGAMDEATYRTSL; encoded by the coding sequence ATGACCGTTTCGCACACTCCGTCCGCTCCGCCGGCGCACACTCCCACAGGCGTGCTGCGGCAGCTGGGGCGACGCAAGTCGATCAGCGCCATGACCGCCGAGGCCCACACCGATGCGCAGTCCGCGCAGCAGGGTGGACTGCGGCGGACATTCGGTGTCTTCCAGCTGACGATGATCAGCGTCGGTGCCACCTTGGGCACGGGAATCCTCGTCATCCTCGGCGAGGCGGTGCCTGTGGCCGGCCCCGCCGTGTGGCTTGCCTTCGTTCTCGCCGGAATCACCGCGCTGCTGTCGGCGGTCAGCTACGCCGAGATGGCCGGAATGGTGCCGGTGTCCGGGTCGAGCTACTCGTATTCCTACGCCACCCTGGGTGAGGGCGTCGCCTGGGTCTGCGGCTGGTGTCTCGTCCTCGAATACGCGGTCTCGGTCGCGGCGGTCGCTGTCGGCGCCGCCGACTACGTCAATGAGACCCTGCGCGTCTTCGGTCTCGAGCTGCCCGCGTCGCTGACCACGGGGCCGGGCCTGGCGGATAATCCGGACGGAATCATCAACGCCTCGGCCCTTGTCGTCGTGGCGTTGGCGACCGTGCTGCTCATGCGCGGGGCTCGTGAATCCGGTGTCGTCAACACCATTCTCGTGTTCGTCAAGATCGGCATCCTCGTCTTCTTCGCCGTCGTCGCGTTCACCGCGTTCAAGGCCGGCAATTTCGCGCCGATGCTGCCGATGGGTGCCGCCGGCGTCACCGCGGCCGCCTCGAGCGTGTTCTTCTCGTATATCGGCTTCGATGCGGCGTCCACGGCCGGTGAGGAAGCGAAGAATCCGCGCCGGGATCTGCCGCGGGCGATCATCTTCTCGATGCTCATCGTCACCTCGATGTACGTCCTCGTCGCCGTCACGGCGATCGGGGCACGGCAGTGGCAGTGGTTCGAAGGCGCTCATGCCCCGCTGGTGCAGATCGTCGAGGAGATCACCGGGTCGAATATCGCGGTCCTGCTCTTCGCGGTGGCCGCGGTGCTCGCGATCTTCTCCGTCGTCATCACCGTGCTCTACGGTCAGTCGCGGATCCTGCTGACGATGGCCAGGGACGGAATGGTGCCGAAGATCTTCGGCCGCGTCTCCCAGCGCACCGGCACTCCTTTGGTCGGCACTCTCATCGTCGGCGGCCTCGTGGCCATCACCGCCGCGTTCATACCGCTCGGCGAACTCGCCGACGCCACGAGCATCGGCACCCTGTTCGCGTTCTGCCTGGTCAACATCGCAGTCATCTACCTGCGGTTCAAACGCCCGGACCTCGAGCGCTCATTCAAGGTTCCGTTCGGGCCGGTCGTGCCCGCGCTGGGTGCCGTGGCGTGCGCATTCCTCATGGTCAACCTCGGCGGACGGACGTGGATCGTCTTCGGGGCGTGGATGGTCGTCGGCGCCATCGTCTACTTCACTTACAGCCGCCGCCACTCGACGGTCGGGGCCATGGACGAGGCAACCTACCGCACCTCCCTCTAA
- the cysS gene encoding cysteine--tRNA ligase, whose product MTISLYNTASRTTEELRPVNDGQVGIYVCGATVQGEPHIGHLRSASVFDTLRRWLLYTGYRVTMVRNVTDIDDKILSKSVEEGREWFAHAYKYERAFTAAYDALDVLPPSSEPRATGHITEMIELISRLIEAGHAYPALDGSADVYFDAASWSDYGALTNQKLDDMELSEGAELRGKKDARDFALWKAHKDAEPITASWPSPWGRGRPGWHIECSAMSTKYLGSNFDIHGGGLDLRFPHHENELAQSRAAGDQFANIWMHSGLLNVGGDKMSKSLGNSVFASDLFATFSPLAVRYFLTGASYRSILDFSNEAMERSAASLERLKNFLQRARQALGADAPALPDVSDSYASRGVDVPAEFAAALDDDLGVPRALSVVFASVSEGAKLLDSGSDRESLARIVAEVELMLDILGVNPSAAVWAGSAADAKAESALDSLVAAMAKRRAEAKAEKDFATADALRDELAAAGVVIEDTADGYRYHLGES is encoded by the coding sequence GTGACTATCTCGCTCTATAACACCGCCAGCCGCACGACCGAAGAACTGCGCCCCGTCAATGACGGTCAGGTCGGTATCTACGTCTGTGGCGCCACGGTGCAGGGCGAACCGCATATCGGCCACCTGCGGTCAGCTTCGGTGTTCGATACCCTTCGCCGCTGGCTGCTCTACACCGGCTACCGGGTGACCATGGTCCGCAACGTCACTGACATCGACGACAAGATCCTGTCGAAGTCCGTCGAAGAAGGACGGGAGTGGTTCGCTCACGCGTATAAGTACGAACGCGCCTTCACCGCCGCCTACGACGCGCTCGACGTTCTGCCGCCGAGCAGTGAACCTCGCGCGACCGGGCACATCACGGAGATGATCGAACTCATCTCCCGCCTCATCGAAGCCGGACATGCCTACCCCGCGCTCGACGGCAGCGCCGATGTCTACTTCGACGCCGCCTCGTGGAGCGACTACGGGGCACTGACGAACCAGAAGCTCGATGACATGGAGCTCTCCGAGGGCGCCGAGCTGCGCGGAAAGAAGGACGCCCGGGACTTCGCGCTGTGGAAGGCGCACAAGGACGCCGAGCCGATCACCGCCTCGTGGCCTTCGCCCTGGGGGCGGGGCCGACCGGGCTGGCACATCGAGTGCTCGGCCATGTCGACGAAGTACCTGGGGTCGAACTTCGACATCCACGGCGGCGGACTCGACCTGCGCTTCCCGCACCATGAGAACGAGCTGGCGCAGTCCCGTGCCGCAGGGGATCAGTTCGCGAACATCTGGATGCATTCCGGTCTGCTCAATGTGGGCGGGGACAAGATGTCGAAGTCTCTGGGCAACTCGGTCTTCGCCTCCGACCTGTTCGCCACGTTCAGCCCGCTGGCCGTGCGCTACTTCCTCACCGGTGCCAGCTATCGGTCGATCCTCGACTTCTCGAACGAGGCGATGGAACGCTCCGCGGCCTCGCTCGAGCGGCTGAAGAACTTCCTCCAGCGAGCCCGCCAGGCACTCGGCGCGGACGCGCCGGCGCTGCCGGACGTCAGCGATTCCTACGCTTCACGCGGCGTCGACGTGCCCGCCGAATTCGCCGCCGCTCTCGACGACGACCTCGGTGTGCCTCGTGCCCTGTCCGTGGTCTTCGCCTCGGTGAGCGAGGGTGCGAAGCTCCTCGATTCCGGCAGCGATCGGGAGAGCCTGGCGCGGATCGTCGCCGAGGTGGAGCTCATGCTCGACATCCTCGGTGTCAATCCCAGCGCTGCGGTCTGGGCCGGTTCGGCCGCCGATGCCAAGGCGGAGTCGGCGCTCGACTCCCTCGTGGCCGCCATGGCCAAGCGACGGGCCGAGGCGAAGGCGGAGAAGGACTTCGCCACCGCGGATGCTCTACGGGACGAACTGGCTGCGGCCGGCGTCGTCATCGAGGACACGGCCGACGGATACCGCTACCACCTCGGCGAGAGCTGA
- a CDS encoding amino acid permease, which yields MPESQSSQPAESASASASGSSDTSSNGLKVGMKPRHLVMMSLGSAIGAGLFVGSGAGVQAAGPAVLISYVVAGLIVIFVMRALGELVAADPNPGAFSHYAGKAMGPAAAFAVGALWWVQLCLVVAAEATAAAQIAASYIPAVPQWVIALAIMLVFTAINLTTSGSFGEFEFWFSLIKVAFVVLFVVLGAAYLFGWTPAEPPTQIFADGFMPTGISGIAAGLLVVAFAFGGIEIVAVAAAETANPERSVSQAIKTIVWRILFLYIGSVAIIVLVLPWTDGRLAESPFVAVLETAGLPFIASLLAAVIVIALLSSMNANIYGASRMSFSMSQRSMLPRGLGRTNRRGVPVAAVLATSAFGFVAVALNYFWAAEVLGVLLNIVGSTLIVTWSRPSYRRSFCVVAPRRPVSPCRCACGATPGCRMSHSPESL from the coding sequence GTGCCTGAATCACAGTCTTCGCAGCCCGCCGAGTCAGCGTCCGCCTCGGCCTCCGGCTCTTCTGATACCTCGTCCAACGGTCTCAAGGTGGGGATGAAGCCCCGCCATCTGGTGATGATGAGCCTCGGTTCGGCGATCGGCGCCGGTCTCTTCGTCGGTTCTGGCGCCGGGGTGCAGGCGGCCGGTCCCGCCGTGCTCATCTCCTACGTCGTCGCGGGCCTCATCGTCATCTTCGTCATGCGGGCCCTGGGCGAACTCGTCGCCGCCGATCCGAATCCGGGCGCGTTCTCGCACTATGCGGGCAAGGCCATGGGCCCGGCAGCGGCCTTCGCCGTCGGTGCTCTGTGGTGGGTTCAGCTGTGCCTCGTCGTCGCCGCCGAGGCCACCGCCGCCGCGCAGATCGCCGCCTCCTATATTCCGGCGGTCCCACAGTGGGTCATCGCCTTGGCGATCATGCTCGTCTTCACAGCCATCAACCTCACCACCTCGGGCAGCTTCGGTGAGTTCGAGTTCTGGTTCTCGCTCATCAAGGTCGCCTTCGTCGTCCTCTTCGTCGTCCTCGGTGCCGCGTACCTGTTCGGGTGGACCCCGGCCGAACCGCCCACTCAGATCTTCGCCGACGGGTTCATGCCCACCGGCATCTCCGGAATCGCCGCCGGCCTGCTCGTCGTCGCGTTCGCCTTCGGCGGCATCGAGATCGTGGCGGTCGCCGCGGCCGAGACCGCGAACCCCGAACGCAGCGTCTCCCAGGCGATCAAGACGATCGTGTGGCGTATCCTGTTCCTCTACATCGGGTCCGTGGCGATCATCGTCCTCGTCCTGCCGTGGACGGACGGCCGCCTGGCCGAATCCCCGTTCGTGGCCGTTCTCGAGACCGCCGGACTCCCGTTCATCGCCTCGCTGCTGGCCGCGGTCATCGTCATCGCGCTGCTGTCGTCGATGAACGCGAACATCTACGGAGCGTCCCGGATGTCGTTCTCGATGTCGCAGCGGTCCATGCTGCCGCGCGGGCTCGGCCGCACCAACCGCCGCGGTGTGCCCGTGGCAGCGGTGCTGGCCACCTCGGCGTTCGGCTTCGTCGCCGTCGCACTCAACTATTTCTGGGCTGCCGAGGTCCTCGGGGTCCTGCTCAACATCGTCGGCTCGACGCTCATCGTCACGTGGTCGCGACCCTCGTATCGCAGATCGTTCTGCGTCGTCGCGCCGAGGCGGCCGGTCAGTCCCTGCCGCTGCGCATGTGGGGCTACCCCTGGCTGTCGTATGTCACACTCGCCGGAATCGCTGTGA
- a CDS encoding SDR family NAD(P)-dependent oxidoreductase, with protein MSTNEPMPTNENNPSIPSLFDLSGRTAVVVGAGSGLGQASAIGLADAGAHVVVADLNLTGAEETAALIAARSGGSAAHSSAQGSAADGSAVSGTDGTATAAAVDITDTASVDALVDAWADAEILVITPGANVRKRLVDTTDDEFDRVIDINLKGTYRLMRGFGREMGERGRGSIVTYASFRALAIEPGQGIYAAAKAGVVQLTKTMASELGGKGVRVNAILPGPFDTPLTQQIKADGKWWDAYADKTALGRWGRLHEIAGPVLFLASDASSYVTGHSQLVDGGWMAQDGRFTPDV; from the coding sequence ATGTCGACGAACGAGCCGATGCCCACGAACGAGAACAACCCGTCGATCCCGTCCCTGTTCGACCTCAGCGGGCGCACGGCCGTCGTCGTCGGGGCCGGCTCCGGACTGGGGCAGGCCAGCGCGATCGGGCTCGCCGATGCGGGGGCGCACGTCGTCGTCGCCGACCTCAACCTCACCGGCGCCGAGGAGACCGCCGCCCTCATCGCCGCTCGCAGCGGCGGGTCGGCCGCCCACTCATCGGCACAGGGTTCGGCAGCAGACGGATCGGCCGTGTCGGGAACGGACGGAACGGCCACGGCCGCTGCCGTCGACATCACGGACACCGCCTCCGTCGATGCCCTCGTGGACGCCTGGGCCGATGCCGAGATCCTCGTCATCACACCGGGAGCGAACGTACGCAAACGCCTCGTCGACACCACCGATGACGAATTCGATCGGGTCATCGACATCAACCTCAAGGGCACGTACCGGCTGATGCGCGGCTTCGGCCGTGAGATGGGTGAGCGCGGTCGCGGATCGATCGTCACCTACGCCTCATTCCGGGCTCTGGCCATCGAACCCGGCCAGGGAATCTATGCGGCCGCGAAAGCCGGTGTCGTACAGCTGACGAAGACGATGGCCAGCGAGCTCGGGGGCAAGGGCGTGCGCGTCAACGCGATCCTGCCCGGCCCCTTCGACACTCCCCTGACGCAGCAGATCAAGGCCGACGGGAAATGGTGGGATGCGTATGCGGACAAGACCGCTCTGGGCCGCTGGGGTCGCCTGCACGAGATCGCCGGGCCCGTTCTGTTCCTCGCCTCGGACGCCTCGAGCTATGTCACCGGGCACTCGCAGCTCGTCGACGGAGGCTGGATGGCCCAGGACGGCCGGTTCACCCCCGACGTGTGA